The DNA window CCATCAGAGATGTGTATAAGAGACAGCGCTCAACATCTTCAAGAACACGATTCCGCCGCTGTTCCTCTGATTCAGCGCGAACCGGCACACGCTCGGATCACACGAGTTCACGAGCTATGGCTTGATGTAGGCGTAGCCCTCCGCTTGGAGGCGCGTCAGTTCGCCGACGCCCGCGGGGACGAGCTCCACGCCGTCGATGAGGTCCTCGGTGGTCGTGTCGGTGCCCGCGATGGTGTTTTGGCATTGTTTGAACGTGACTCCGTACTCCATGAGCGTCTCGACGTGCTCGCGCTGTGGCGAGTCCTCCCTGACCAGCGCGAGCCCGCCGCTGTTCGTGACCACTGCGATCGCGTCGAGATCGATCGAGCCGTCGTCGAGCAAGTTGGCGACGTTGTTCACGACCCGCTCGTGGAGGCCGGTGTCGTCGTTCGAGTGGTGGAAGACGGCTTTCACGCACCCAGATAGCGTCGTCGGCGACTCAAACGATGCGGTTCGGCGTGACGAGCGCGGGTTCGACGGGGGTTGGCTCGGGTAGTTCTCTCACTTGACGGGCAATACGTCGGTCACGGTCCCGACGCCCTTGCTCTGGCCCTCGCGAAAGACGAAGCGCTGGCCCTCCTCGACGAGGTAGGGTCGGAACTTGAACCGGATCGTCGTGGAGCCGGTGTCGCCGGGAAGAAGCTGGCCCTCGGCGGGGTGGAACGCGGCGGCCTCGCTCACGGTTTCGAGATGGACGACCGGCTCGTAGCCGTCGTCGATCCGCGTCGGATGATTCAGCACCATTACGTCGGCCTCGAACTCCCGGACGGGGTCGGGATCGGCCTCGCGTGGCAGGAGCACCATCCCGCGCTCGACGTCGGCCTCGCGGACGCCCTTCAGCGCGATGCCAACGATTCGTCCGGCCTTCGCGCGGTCCACACGATGGTAGTGCATCTCGATCGAACGCGCCTCCACATCGTGAAAGGAGCCGTCGGGAAACGGGCCGAGCAGGAGTTCGTCGCCCGCCTCGACGGTGCCGGAGCGCACAGTACCAGAGGCGACCGCGCCGACGCCCGTGATCTTGTAGCTCCGGTCGACGTACATCGAGAATTCGCCCGTGCTCTCCCCGGTCTTCGGCAGGCGCTCGAACAGGTCGTCGAGCGTGCCCAGTCCTTCCATCGTGACCGCGCTCGTTCGGAGGACCGGCACGACACCACCACCGATCTCCTCGACCGCCGTGTCGACACCGTGACGCTCGACGCGGAGCGGTGTCTTGCCGACGTCTCGGAGCAGGCGCTCGACCTCGCGCTCGACTTCGAGGGCGCGCTCGCCGTCGACCATGTCCGCCTTCGT is part of the Halococcus salifodinae DSM 8989 genome and encodes:
- a CDS encoding DsrE family protein, with product MKAVFHHSNDDTGLHERVVNNVANLLDDGSIDLDAIAVVTNSGGLALVREDSPQREHVETLMEYGVTFKQCQNTIAGTDTTTEDLIDGVELVPAGVGELTRLQAEGYAYIKP